A genomic region of Coraliomargarita sinensis contains the following coding sequences:
- a CDS encoding TatD family hydrolase, which produces MLIDTHCHIDRFPAPEALVNECESANIKVIAVTNLPSHYEMALPHLANSEHVFPALGFHPLSATSNPTELRTFRKYAGQTKYIGEIGLDFSKAGSPTHQQQEEVFDYVLSALRESPSFITLHSRGAEKEVLEGLQHHDISRACFHWYSGGIRVLEDIVSAGHFISINPAMLDTQKGKRILEIVPLPHLLAESDGPYAKRNRKPCAPLGVMDVYQAIAVKHQLGLGEVDYILEENFKRASKN; this is translated from the coding sequence ATGTTGATTGATACCCATTGTCATATCGACCGCTTCCCGGCCCCTGAAGCCCTTGTCAATGAGTGTGAGTCAGCCAACATTAAAGTTATCGCTGTGACAAACCTTCCAAGTCATTATGAAATGGCTCTTCCGCACCTTGCGAATTCTGAGCATGTGTTTCCTGCCCTTGGCTTTCATCCGCTCAGTGCCACTTCGAATCCTACAGAGTTGAGAACCTTTAGGAAATATGCAGGCCAGACTAAATATATTGGGGAGATAGGATTGGACTTTTCGAAAGCAGGATCGCCCACGCATCAACAGCAGGAAGAGGTCTTTGACTATGTATTGAGCGCGTTACGGGAATCACCCTCGTTCATTACGCTGCACAGTCGAGGGGCGGAGAAAGAAGTTTTGGAAGGGCTACAACATCATGATATAAGCAGGGCTTGCTTCCACTGGTATTCAGGTGGCATCCGAGTTTTGGAAGATATAGTGTCTGCTGGGCATTTCATTTCGATCAACCCTGCAATGTTAGACACCCAAAAGGGCAAAAGAATACTAGAAATTGTTCCACTCCCCCATCTACTAGCTGAGTCGGATGGCCCATATGCGAAGCGTAACCGTAAGCCATGCGCTCCACTTGGGGTAATGGACGTTTATCAAGCGATTGCAGTCAAGCACCAGCTAGGCTTGGGCGAGGTTGATTACATACTAGAAGAAAACTTTAAGAGGGCTTCAAAGAACTAA
- the qatC gene encoding Qat anti-phage system QueC-like protein QatC, protein MRTEITVKVDANPNRKKECAGMFLDINGGAKTAVMDVDGTSILKVSRSTPDLAQDFLTIASCIYAADKAVSRKLQDDRWSRDISIEIPIHNLVHWSSASKLLEECVEFLTGDKWDISFSQTPMRLIQRKPRRRRTRFTLPTGDAVCLFSGGLDSLIGAIDWLETNGDGRVMLSGHYDKDVGGPKKDQNSLKELLQSEYPNRFQLAQNRLGLSSGSSDTNFRSRSLVFLALGCYYAEILGANTPVLIPENGPIALNFPLTPARRGSCSTRTVHPYFIGKLNEVFAAVGITTPVSNPYELKTKGEMVAGCLNQPLLQSAYPVSRSCSKFGHTSSWDNRSAGSCGICVPCLFRRASLHVNGWDNQNYGRRFERFNNPLELPDDPLALIAFAKKPLSDREIAARLLGNGRLPFEKLPEYVDLVKRMRQEVLAWMHAVGTPQILRGVPRC, encoded by the coding sequence ATGCGAACCGAGATTACAGTAAAAGTGGATGCAAATCCCAACCGTAAGAAAGAATGCGCCGGGATGTTCCTGGATATCAATGGAGGAGCGAAAACAGCTGTCATGGATGTCGATGGAACATCTATATTAAAAGTTTCTCGGTCTACCCCCGACCTTGCTCAAGACTTCCTTACTATTGCTTCCTGTATCTATGCTGCTGATAAAGCTGTTTCCAGAAAACTTCAGGATGATCGGTGGTCTAGGGATATTTCAATTGAGATTCCCATACATAACCTTGTTCATTGGTCGTCTGCCTCGAAACTACTGGAAGAATGTGTGGAATTTCTGACCGGGGACAAATGGGATATTTCTTTTTCACAGACTCCGATGCGATTGATTCAAAGGAAGCCTCGGCGCCGTCGGACTCGATTTACACTTCCAACGGGAGATGCCGTTTGTCTCTTTTCCGGAGGATTGGATTCCCTTATTGGAGCAATTGATTGGTTGGAAACGAATGGAGATGGAAGAGTCATGCTCTCCGGGCATTACGACAAAGATGTCGGTGGTCCTAAAAAAGATCAGAATTCCTTAAAGGAGCTGCTACAGTCTGAGTATCCCAACCGGTTCCAACTGGCACAAAATCGACTGGGATTATCAAGTGGCAGTTCAGACACAAATTTCCGTAGTCGATCCCTAGTATTCTTAGCACTGGGCTGCTATTATGCAGAAATCTTGGGAGCCAATACACCAGTATTGATCCCTGAGAACGGTCCAATTGCGTTGAACTTTCCTTTAACGCCTGCTCGACGTGGATCTTGTAGCACACGGACGGTGCATCCATACTTCATAGGTAAACTAAATGAAGTGTTTGCCGCCGTCGGTATAACTACGCCTGTCTCGAATCCCTACGAACTTAAGACAAAAGGAGAGATGGTAGCAGGATGCCTGAACCAGCCACTTCTCCAATCTGCATATCCCGTAAGTCGGTCTTGTTCGAAGTTTGGGCATACGAGTTCATGGGACAACCGATCTGCGGGATCGTGCGGAATATGTGTACCATGTTTATTCCGACGTGCCTCGCTCCACGTCAATGGCTGGGATAACCAAAACTATGGCCGGCGTTTTGAGCGCTTCAACAATCCTTTAGAGCTTCCAGATGATCCGCTAGCTCTTATTGCTTTTGCCAAAAAGCCTCTAAGTGACCGTGAGATCGCCGCAAGGCTACTTGGGAATGGCCGATTGCCATTTGAGAAGCTTCCTGAATACGTGGATCTGGTAAAGAGAATGAGACAAGAGGTACTAGCTTGGATGCATGCAGTTGGAACTCCACAAATCCTGAGAGGAGTCCCCCGATGTTGA
- a CDS encoding KAP family P-loop NTPase fold protein — MWSDNETAEDLFGFRIHSDLIRELILDSTVLPVTIGVFGDWGGGKSSIMQMLNADLEAQEKENGIATLYFNGWLFEGYDDAKAALLSSILTSLRDHETFGSQLKESAVKLLKRVDYMRGAKILLSGAVAGGVAAATGGFGLAAAPAIMSGAFRGAGDKALDAAKESTSGEGEPEADEVLSDIRQFRDDFSEMLESSDIQTLVVIIDDLDRCSPERIIENLEAIKLFLNVPNTAFVIGADRRIISQAVAWRYRETLPKLDFDSTDGSERLVEDYLEKLIQIPYSLPKLSPSEIETYLTLLFCKRHMPEKRFSQVLEASENQRATDRHQAFAQTQVLEIMGGDCSPELAESMQIGSRIAEQITDVLQGNPRQVKRFLNAFFLRRKLAEVAKLEDVVDEVLVKLMLLEYAAPKLFQSLFKGMNGESGTVPFVADYEEIVTKSGKMEDLPPEWKPYVGWLSYEPKLKDVDLRNYMWVSRDRLRSTMSSTVMVPTVVRSTLKLLLSKLGDTEGRKQIAKLQSDELEILFNLLVNHAQQRPGEMQAFKALIGIVETNPDYTPSFAALIERLPKNDLSPALGVTLATESKKRTPLGKWAKTFAAQCHSDKSKFEQSFAKAIK; from the coding sequence ATGTGGTCAGATAATGAAACAGCAGAAGATCTCTTCGGATTCCGCATTCACTCGGATTTGATTCGTGAATTAATCCTCGATTCCACTGTCCTTCCAGTGACGATAGGTGTCTTTGGTGATTGGGGCGGAGGAAAATCAAGCATCATGCAAATGCTGAATGCTGATTTAGAAGCGCAAGAAAAGGAAAATGGGATAGCTACTTTATATTTCAACGGCTGGCTCTTTGAAGGCTATGACGATGCAAAAGCAGCATTGCTTAGCTCTATTCTGACTTCGCTTCGGGACCATGAAACATTCGGATCTCAGCTTAAAGAGAGTGCAGTGAAGCTTCTCAAGCGCGTGGATTACATGCGAGGGGCGAAGATTCTGCTTTCGGGTGCTGTCGCAGGCGGAGTTGCCGCTGCGACTGGCGGGTTTGGTTTAGCAGCAGCTCCTGCTATTATGAGTGGTGCATTCAGAGGAGCAGGTGATAAAGCTTTGGACGCTGCTAAAGAATCCACCTCCGGCGAGGGAGAGCCTGAGGCAGACGAGGTTCTATCCGATATTAGGCAGTTTCGGGATGATTTTTCCGAGATGCTTGAATCAAGTGATATTCAAACATTGGTTGTTATCATTGATGATCTGGATCGTTGCTCACCCGAGCGCATCATTGAAAACCTTGAAGCCATTAAACTGTTTTTAAATGTACCGAATACTGCATTCGTGATAGGAGCAGATCGCCGTATTATTAGTCAAGCCGTGGCATGGCGATATCGTGAGACACTGCCAAAATTGGATTTTGATTCGACCGATGGAAGTGAACGCCTCGTCGAAGATTACCTAGAGAAACTTATACAGATTCCATATAGTCTGCCCAAGCTGTCCCCATCAGAGATTGAGACTTACTTAACGCTTCTTTTTTGTAAGAGGCACATGCCTGAGAAGCGGTTTTCACAGGTATTGGAGGCTTCAGAAAATCAACGAGCCACAGATAGGCATCAGGCTTTCGCACAGACTCAAGTCTTGGAAATTATGGGAGGTGATTGCTCGCCGGAGCTCGCAGAATCCATGCAAATTGGCTCACGAATCGCGGAACAGATTACAGACGTTTTACAAGGGAACCCTCGCCAAGTTAAGCGATTTTTGAATGCGTTCTTCCTAAGAAGAAAGTTGGCTGAGGTAGCGAAGCTTGAAGATGTTGTGGATGAAGTTTTGGTAAAGCTAATGCTTCTTGAATATGCCGCTCCGAAGTTATTTCAATCACTCTTCAAAGGCATGAATGGCGAGAGTGGAACTGTGCCGTTTGTCGCTGACTATGAAGAGATAGTAACAAAGAGCGGAAAAATGGAAGACCTTCCTCCAGAATGGAAACCGTATGTTGGGTGGCTATCATACGAACCGAAGCTTAAGGACGTAGATCTTAGGAATTACATGTGGGTGTCTCGAGACCGCCTCCGGTCAACAATGAGTTCAACTGTAATGGTTCCGACGGTCGTCAGGAGCACCCTTAAGTTGCTACTTAGTAAACTTGGTGACACTGAAGGCCGGAAGCAAATTGCTAAACTGCAATCTGATGAGCTGGAAATATTGTTTAACCTCCTGGTAAATCATGCTCAGCAACGGCCAGGAGAGATGCAAGCATTCAAGGCATTGATCGGCATCGTTGAGACAAACCCGGATTATACTCCATCTTTTGCTGCACTCATCGAGCGTCTTCCAAAGAACGATTTATCTCCAGCCTTAGGGGTTACGCTTGCAACTGAATCAAAGAAAAGAACGCCTCTGGGGAAGTGGGCTAAAACATTCGCTGCTCAATGCCATTCAGATAAGAGCAAATTCGAACAATCCTTCGCTAAAGCTATTAAGTAA